GCACTGATGTTAACATTGATAACGTAGCAGCCTCCATCTCCATGCCTGACGCTACCTGGGCCGCAGAGAAGTTTCGTGTTGTAGTCGTGGACCATCAGGCTAACCCGGCTAACATTTGCTCAACTTTGAGTCGCATACATCACAAAAAGATTCTACCTTGTAAATTCATCTCTAAGACAAACCTACACAACAAACTATCCAGGTAAAACTAattatttataaagcgcacaaattcaAGTGATCACGGAgccaaatacaaacaataacattacaCATGTAAGCctaagctttctccagaagacaatcagagcatactgatcgaaacgtcgagttgaaacctatggttcttttcagaaccatcccaactcattcAGAGGATTTATCATaccatggtgtcaccgcaaactttactatattgtatttccattatgcaaagtttcaaatccttaaAAATAATGGCAATGAAAACTTACCTGGAAGTTCAGCAGCTTTAGATAGCGtaaagcatttttgagataaattttgcttaaagtcacctggaaatataatttttttctttctttcaaacataagagtatatgcttacgaacaataaaacaatttttttagtaattgtttgtcacgatttatatgtttaaaaaatatataaagttgttaggggctgactccgcctaccccttttgtgacgtcaatcgaggtagactttgcctgcaatgcgtatagtaaacacacgtgcaaactacatgtacgtccaagtcgtgagttggtacatttcaaaaagtgtttttctgcattcagcagcaatacacctggtcggcattgccgggaaaaaaaaaaaaatctttttgaaacgtacaaactcacgacttggtccgtacatgtacttgtgtttactaaattgtgtttactctacgcattacaggcaaagtctgcctcgattgacgtcacgaacagcgccctctcgggtcggggtctactcttaaatttgtaaataacataagaactgatttttttaaaccttagttaactgttaattcacattccactcatcaaaacacatatattagtgacaaaagctttattttgaaaaaataccacttccaggtgactttaaaagtaATGAGTTTATGAAAAAAGATATAAGTTTTTATCAAGTGAGATTTAGTttgccattcattttcaaaGTCGTACCAAACGTACAAACCCTGTTATAAATAGCCAGAAAAAGTATATTAAAACCGAAAATATACATGTGTGCCCACTATATAGACGGATATAGACGGAAGAACAAAATGCTTGCAAAATGCCTGCGGCAGAAATGCTCTTACGAAGCAAAATGTTCAACTTTGACAGATATAGACAATGGGggagcagacttaccgggtaataCATTGGACATGTACATCGTTTAtgactagcctgaacatctgacgtcacacttcgaggctcgtgaatattAAGGTGCCCAGTCTAGGTTATATCGTGCTCCGAACATCGTgaagtaagtctgctgccacctagagtttcAAAGTCTCTCATTATAGATTAACTACAACTTTTAACTCCACCACTCTGAAGTGTATACTGTATTGTGTTTCAGACGATCCACCATACTCGTTCGACTGAGCACTCAGGGTAACGAGGAACTGAGCTATGAACCAGGAGATCACGTGGCTATCTATCCATCCAATGACCAAGCTCTGGTGGAACGGATTCTGCGCAGAATCGATTGTGGGAATAAACCAGATGTAGTGATTAGAGTGGACCGCCACGAGGCCAGAACAACTGATCTTGGTAAAAGACTACTTAAatttttgtatcatttttttCCCTACAAATAAAGTTTGTGAAATCTGAACATTCTTACCTAGTACAGGTTATCtgagaattttttataatttttatcaGATATGTATTCCTTTGTAGGGAgtttaataggagactttctgtgaCGATAGGTAGCAgcagacttaaagccattggtctcagaattatgcgcatgttcagaactacgtaaacaatagaaatttacccgttaagtctgctgccacctagcgttggaaagtctcccattcttccagcatggacataaccgctccgaaTTTTCAGCATTATTTAGAaaatgcgaccaccttttgaacaTAAATTTTCACAATCGAACGATCCCAAAATATAAAGGTTTATTTGAATTTAAcgaaagcaatcgcacaacatcagtaaacagtattttccaaaggcccacacttcgtgtatcacaacttgtatatcaaataacaaaccggtgaaaatttaggctcaatcggtcatcggagtcgagagaaaataacgggaaaaccaactcttgtttccgcacgtttcgtcaTAACATGAGTTAAaaaaatccgttattctcgatcgagaattgatattgtttcaatgttttctcaaaaagtaaagcatttcaagggaaATCTTTTACcatattaccttctgtaaaccctgtaagttatttgtaaatctgttccgaaagtgtcgaTTGGCTTTAATTTTGGCAACGTTGAAATAAATGTAGTATCTAACGTTGTTTTCATGTAGGTACCGTTCGAGCTTGGGTTCCACATAACCGGTTCCTACCGTGCTCTGTCCGCTATGCACTGTCCCATCTCCTTGATGTCACATCTACACCTGCACCAATGTTGCTCAAGACGCTATCCATGCATGCAAGAAGCCCATTGGAACAGAAACAACTGTCTCGCTTAGGAGAggtaatttattatttaattgttttcacaTTGAGAGTACTGTGCACATGTTGTGTGTTGTTCAGAATAACTCGTATGTTTTAAAGTATGTAAAAGCCAAGTTCAACTAAACTTTCTTCCACACGCCATCTAAATAATACTAGGAATATtattggcttcttatacagcacccatcagtgacgctcctggtgcTGTAATTGTAATATAtcaacactagagggcgctatttccaCAACCCTTGTTAGCTAGTCATGAGTTACTCTGATGAATAAACGTGTATCTGGAAGTAATACTCTTTGAAGCTATCCACTCATTtcatggtggcagcggtgggatacgaacccacgccatcgaaatgactggtgaCTCTGTGAAGATATCCACTCATTTCAGTAATTAACATACAGTCTTCGTGCAAAGTATGTAGGAtcacgtttgaattatgagagtactccttttacatagcaccatgtaatgttttacaaggtgttgtAGCGCAATATGCTGCCTATCAAACCACGAATAtcgggcaaaccccttctctttttgataggtgcactgtttgttttatgtgcgttacacaacacacgggacatAAGGGtttgtcccatccgaaggatgaagcatcgTAGTTATGTGTCTTtctaaggacacaggtgtcacgactgggactcgaacccacactccgctgatcagaaacaccagagttaaATTCGGTGCCCTAAACCGCTAGACCATCGCCACATTAgctttgttgcagcatggagttataacaaagcaaactccaatgacgtcaaagtattgtcattttgacgcacgccgtcaacggcagattttttcttagtttttcaaaacctggGGCCTTATTTTTGTATCTGTAATCTTGGAATAAAGTGTACAGAtataataaaatgaaacaaacacgTTATAAAGAAGTTTTAATAGCGTTCCCGTTAAACAATTTTCGCTCAACCTGTAAAAGGCAACCTACCAAATTGTGTGGTCACGTTTGATGAAAGTGTTTGTGTCTTGTATGCACATctgtattttgatttttgtttgttttattttcatttgctTTTTGATCATCTCTGAAAGCGAAATTACTTTAACACCAAACCTTTAGAAAATTGTTCGTGTTTTGAACAATGCATGCGGTTGTTTAGTTAGAACTTAATTGTGCCGCTACGGGAAAGCTTCATTGAATAATTTTTGAGTTTTGCAACTAAAAATCAGAAAGTATACATCATTTTCACTGAGTAGGCGTTTACATTGAACTAGGTGGGTCATTGAACTTAAGGGATGAGCAGTTAAACTGCCCCTCAGTCAGCAGCCCTACTAGTTTGTGCATGAACAAACCAAGTCCACTGTCTGgcaaaggaattacatggagataacaggtgtgagttgccagaaaATGAAGCTTTCCCGGTAATTTAATGTTATCTTGATTTAAGGACTAATCAACTAAtcaataaattttatttttgtcactTTTATGTTTGATTTTTGCATTGATTTGCGTGTGTCTTCACCCATCCATGGCATGTATCTACACCTATCGTCTGCCATTTGTTTTGCTGTGATTGGATTGTGATTTTTGAACGCAGTTACAACAAGAAAACTTCGAGCAACAGTCTGACAATGaggtgttgtgttttgtttgtttttaatagacctttatcatggtgcagccatcttgaatttgtcCCACTGGTATCAATGTAAACGAACTtggaggctggaagaacaaaatagtctggttcataTTTGctaaatgattattagcatactTCATTTCTATCGGATATCAGGAACATGACCAACGTTGAGGCATCATGACAAAGGTCTatatagacccttcccatgaaatacgTAAATGGCAcatgttggttggcaaaatgaatgaacatcgcgctgttttgtaggCAGCTAATTACCATAATTATTTCATGCGAAGGGTCTATTAGGCCTAGATCTGGATTCCACAAAATGTTgggttgggttttgtttttttcaaagtgaAGTTCCCACACATTAATTATCGTTCGATTTTATGAATCGACCCTGTTGGTAAGTAATTGCGTCGCACACTGTCCTATGCTGTGTGCACAAACTGTTCACATACCGCTCAAGTGTTCAAGCTAATGACTCGTTATGAGTGCCGGTTTGGtaagagattctgtcccccatatggcgaacggtacaaacttcttctggtaGATCCCTCTTTTGATTCTTCCATCCCCCAGCCCATATTTATTTCCCAGATTGGGGACCGACTAAGCGCCAAGCGGCGGACAGAATTCCATGGAACACTGGCTAATTAATAATCAAAGTACATAGAGCGTAGTAAGCGAAGCGTGCGTAGTTTTTACAAACATGGGTCCATCCAGGGCCCCCTTAATAAGCAAATGGTTTTAACTGCTTTGAAAATGAATCAGTTTCCTGAGACATTCCAAAACATTTTCAGATATGTTAATATAGATTTTCAACTTCGTGACAGTACCATTTGGTCacttatttttaccaaaaggagTATCTCATTTGGGGACCAGTCTGTtgataggcccttttcgaaaccacgacttcggctttggtttcggcttcaggctccatcgtctcatctgaagccctgagcgcgtacggCGCGCAAATTGttaaaacaaccgcggggccaagctagccttagacttgactcaagtcccaatcccgtgccatccccaggaaaatactgcttgtgatgctctgcattccaaaacctgttccgcatgtgacggcgagcgcgcactgtactgtgtATGCTACGTGTTGTTCATAGTATTAAGTTTGGctatatgcttagggacctctcatacgagaatgggacttgaatcaagtctaggtagCCTGGGCCGAAtttggagccgaagccgtggattcgaaaagggtcaAAGTTGACAACCCCTTTGTGTTTATCCTGACCATTTTTTAGGGTTCAGCAGTGTACGATGAATGGCAGTACACATTCCCTAATCTAGCTGAAGTACTCGAAGCATTCCCAACTCTCCGGATACCAGCCTCCATGCTTTTAACCTTGCTCCCACTGCTACGGCCACGATACTACTCCATCAGTTCCAGTCCCAGACTAAACCCTGGGGAGGTGCATCTGACCGTTGCAGTTGTCCAGTACAAGTCAAAAGGTACTTATAACAATGCCTttaggacgctaggtggcagcagattcaTTGTTGTACTCTGTGTGCGTACGCTCGACTCAGAAATTACGTTAACAATAAACACtttctggtaagtctgctgccacctagcgttccaaagtcttccTTTCCTTCGCTAATCTTTGCTCAAAttgccattgccttggattTGGTCTTGCTCTTAAGATGGCAATAAGAACACACCGGTTCTTTACAGAACCAACGTGGACTTGGGTGGCAGCAGCTTACCAGGACATTCCTTTGTTGTCCGTAATTTCCGCTCAGAGCTATGAAATTTACCTCAGTCTGCTGCACCTAACGGTCGCAGGTCTCCCATTGCAACACTTCTTcttcaaaaaaaattacaactatAGTTAACAGATGGTTTAACATGGGTTGAGGTTTAGCAGTCGACATAAGCTCCCCAATGATTGGAAGTTGACTAAAAGCCCTTTTTTCATGACATCACTTTAATTTGCCAAGGGTACCTTAACCATTGCACGTGAACACTTGTGTGCCCGCGTCTGGTACGTGATGTTGAATGGAGCAGTGAGAATTCAGCTGTGGTCATGAATATAATTAGGATTGGTAATTTAAATATGATCCGCAACATTCAAAATTTcaacacattttgcatagcattttgtAAGCAAATGCAGCGTTGAAGGCTTTTCTCAAGACAAAATCACTGCAAGTCGCATTCACACTGATCAAAAAATTAATTCActggatattttttttcatttcagatacatttatttcatgtcaacatcaatcaatacatcTTAGTGTGATTGTTCAGAAAACATATAATagtttgtaaaaatgaaaaaaaaatgaagaacagTTAATAAACAACCTGACATTAACATAGGAAAATGAGGCTTTTTGTTCCCCTTCCTTAAAGACAAagacaacagaaacaaaaacgtACCGTGTTCTTTTGTAAAGCAGCAAACTTGTGTAATAAGATCTCGAGGTCAGCtttagaaaatattaaaataaatgccCCTCCTCACATCGTTGTTTATAATTATCATTTATAATCATACACAAATGTTTACCTTTTTACTTGTTTTCAGGAAGTGGCGCTATCAACCGTGGTGTATGTTCCAACTGGTTAGACTCTCTAGCCGAAGACACCACTGTACCTTTGTACATCAGAAAGTAAGATACCACATGTTGTGTAGCACTGCTAAAAAAATATActaaggagggggggggggtcgtacATAGAAAGTGAATACCAATTACCGAGTAATACACTTACCGAGTGTGATGTTTTTTAcgcttgtttttattttagttcaAACGGAAATCGTTTTGTCTGAGGAACTGATTTATATAACTAAAAATACTAGCGGGAAACCCGCGCTACGCGCGGGGtccatagcaacagttaaaaCAACACGCAAAATCCCACACATTTTGGATGTTTTTTACTCATAAATCTGTCAATTCTCAAAcggattttgttcaaaaatagaTGAGCGTCAAAACGAAGTCAGCGTTTTTCTTCCGTTTAAATTTGGCGAGGTTTGATGCGGTATCCAGGGAGAAGATCCAATAACATACACACACAACCgtggacttctctttgttctcccattgtttgggcataatttatttttcagacgtccccattggttttgtacacaaaatctaccGAGGACTGTCCCCGGTGTGACTCTTTCCCGGATTCCTTTTGTTAATGTCCTCGGTTATCAATAGTAGACatgcccacacacacacacccacacacacacatcggCTATTTATtaagagatgttttttttttttaccaacataGGGAGTCTTCTTTCAACATGCCGAAGGATAAACAATCCCCAATGATACTTGTAGGACCAGGCACTGGCATTGCGCCATTCCGCAGCTTCTGGCAACAACGTCAATTCGACATCTCTGAAAGCTTGTCAAAAGCAGATACCAACAGCAAGATAACCGAACACCAATTCGGTGACGTCACGCTGGTGTTTGGCTGCAGACATTCCAAACTAGATAACGTTTATAAAGAGGAAAAACAAGTCGCGATGAAGGAGGGCGCCCTCACAGACATGTGGACGGCTTTTTCACGAGAGGTGCATCTTCCAAGAGTAAGtcgaaacaaaatttaaattgtatGTACACGTTTGGCTATGGCTCTGAAAATGAACAGCAATAAAAACTAACGTGCTAAGAAGTACAACAActtatgcattttgagaaactaaaCCCCAAATTATACTTGGGTTATGgacaaaatatattaattgttaccacaattttgttttgaatattaCTAGAAGCGTTACCGCGCGATCGTAGTGATTTTATTCGCTCCGACTGTGAATACCTAGTTGCgctaacgtaaccctcctcccgactgGCCGGGGGGTTACGAGATTCTCTCGAgcggcaaatgacaatctggtccaacaaatataatttcgacagctagtcaccagatttgcccaatttttaccactttcaaaaatcatgacacaaattctgagggcaCATACTTAAATCCTCCAATcctaatgaacactcaaaacgccaatgagaaaaaagaaaaaggacaaaaacttaccagatcccggagcgaattcccaggtttatattttgaacctgtcccAACGCttttcaaacgctttattttttggttgGACTAAATTCTGTGTGAaaaaaagaggttattttttgtttcttttcttttgctcCTAAAGACTTATGTTCAGGATTTACTGCGCAAGAACTCGGAGAAGGTGTACAAGACACTCCagaatgtcaaaggtcatatgtACGTGTGTGGTGACGTCAACATGGCAGCTGGAGTATCAGCTACGATACACTCCATTCTGGCTAAACACGGAGAAATGACCACAGACGAGGCCAAAAAACGTCTAAAACGCATGAAAGTATGAATGAAGATAATACAAAGATAgcatttaacaaacaaattattacataACGCATTTTACATACAATAAACCATATCAATGGGCTTTACAATAATGCCCCGGTCATTGGGCCAcgacattcctgtaatctttctcagctccctggggagtatacagaccTGATCTGCCGTggtgctccaaaggctttttcattcacaatatcaacctctaccctcgcagcgTACCCATTTAATTATATTATATGCCTAGGTAAAGACAAGCAAATATAGTCAACCCAAACTCCGGTGaattaaccaccagaactttaaTTCGATGCTCTCACAACcattcggccatgacactctactctTTGATGATTAAACGTGCTTTTCTTGCGTAAGAGTCATCATGCGCAGCACGTACACGTGTTCTTTtcccattgttttacatcaaagatcgtggccaatgacgtcatgtgcgaTCAATCTGTTCGACTTACTGCTCTTAAAACTTCCAAGTTTTACCAAAGTCTGACGTCATCATCCAAGATAAACCAATAAGAAACTTttgaacgcttggtggcagcagacttattcCATTGTTCACATGTGTTTTTTAGAGTGTAGGTGTCCATCATTTTAACAAATTCTGTcggttttgtgtgtgtgtattttaaGGCCACGGGTCGGTACCATGAGGATATTTTTGGGGTCACGTTGAGGACTGATGACATCACAGAGAAGCTGCGAAAGCTGGAGACTCGGTCAGAAGACAACAAGTCAGTGGCAGATGAAATCGCCAACCTGAGATCGGTATGGAATTACTATCGACATTTTAAAACTCAAttttgaaacagaaaaaaaacggACAAGAACCGGACAGCGTGACTCCTCccattgtccctcttttgtttttaccctaacTTTTTTTGCAACAGGTGGTTCAAAACAATTGGTTTGAACGTTTTTCCAACATGGACCTTTCCCAAACCGTAGaccctcatcatcatcatcatcatcattcggcatagacttgcgtccgtgTGGCCGCCTCGTCCTCAGGTTGTAATGGTGACGCACTCCTGAGTTGCTGCCATCACCTGGTGTCTTTCAATCGCTTCTCATTAAAGTTCTTCGACGCTTCTTCCACTCCACTTAGTGGCGTTGTCTATCCAGCGCAGCTTAGTGCGGCATCTGCCTCGAATTGTGCCTGTAGGCAGACCATCTATAGCTGCGCCGGGTAGGCCTCCCTGTCTCATCACATGCGCGTAGACGCTAATGTTCTCTTTTGTAATAGgtcccggtttgaatgtgtatacctactcacaTCAGCGTaggggtaaaaaccaaacttaaAATGAACGTGACAAGTTACGTGTATTTTGTTCCTATCAGGGTAACTTCATTAACCGCCATAAAGACACTTACATACGGCGGACTTTGAGTGCTACCCACTCCACGTCAGTTACCGATTTGACTGATATCGACTATGGACGAGACGGCGGACGACAGTGGAAAGTGTCAGCACCGTCCCCTCCATTCAGGTTAGTTGTCAGTGTGTCCTGATTTTCAAGCAATGATGATTATTGCTTCTT
Above is a genomic segment from Asterias rubens chromosome 5, eAstRub1.3, whole genome shotgun sequence containing:
- the LOC117290268 gene encoding nitric oxide synthase, brain-like is translated as MLETICKHLLYATNKGNIRSAITVFPPRTDGQHDYRIWNVTLIKYAGYEQEDGSIIGDPGSVEFTKICQKIGWKGQGGRFDILPLVLQANGEDPEWFDVPEECAHQVRFSHPEFDWFAELGLKWYSVPAVSNMILDIGGLEFTACPFNGWFMSSEIGARNLCDVNRYNLLETIALKMGLDTSSNISLWKDKALIEANVAVLYSFQKAQVTITDHHSASESFMAHMKNEQQLRGGCPADWVWIVPPMSGSACPVYHQEMLNYNLKPSYEYQEAAWKTHVSKSQPGEIGQSTSKKTFKEVAEAVRFVARLMIRALSKRFKATVLYATETGRAKTYAERIHRMFSSAFNAKILCMDDYDVADLEHESLLLVVASTFGNGDPPDNGQSFARYLVQKSNAQQCKNMNNNDDGLDSTDFVDYEQFCNHPVRVSSRKILRVNSLTSMDTPTLLLSAVRFSVFGLGSSAYPNFNAFGHAVDDLLGQMGGERLLEIGIGNEMGGQEIAFKKWAQEIFKISCETFCIGTDVNIDNVAASISMPDATWAAEKFRVVVVDHQANPANICSTLSRIHHKKILPCKFISKTNLHNKLSRRSTILVRLSTQGNEELSYEPGDHVAIYPSNDQALVERILRRIDCGNKPDVVIRVDRHEARTTDLGTVRAWVPHNRFLPCSVRYALSHLLDVTSTPAPMLLKTLSMHARSPLEQKQLSRLGEGSAVYDEWQYTFPNLAEVLEAFPTLRIPASMLLTLLPLLRPRYYSISSSPRLNPGEVHLTVAVVQYKSKGSGAINRGVCSNWLDSLAEDTTVPLYIRKESSFNMPKDKQSPMILVGPGTGIAPFRSFWQQRQFDISESLSKADTNSKITEHQFGDVTLVFGCRHSKLDNVYKEEKQVAMKEGALTDMWTAFSREVHLPRTYVQDLLRKNSEKVYKTLQNVKGHMYVCGDVNMAAGVSATIHSILAKHGEMTTDEAKKRLKRMKATGRYHEDIFGVTLRTDDITEKLRKLETRSEDNKSVADEIANLRSGNFINRHKDTYIRRTLSATHSTSVTDLTDIDYGRDGGRQWKVSAPSPPFRNQGLRY